A genome region from Megalobrama amblycephala isolate DHTTF-2021 linkage group LG18, ASM1881202v1, whole genome shotgun sequence includes the following:
- the LOC125253615 gene encoding transcription factor SOX-30-like, whose translation MDRHPKMRARLRFRKAEESLTTDEAVPKCAETENGVFKPDSPVAVCAVKAQRVEDPTKVNSLTTRRRDHPQFEDMSLRRDVGINQDYSDRIVFPLHPSVQDSLEMRDNALSSLKISQVFSYSEMNSFNCNLSSEAPFPKTYHQPISQAHFPTETHQRVDMTPFQTGNNQQISHCPIVNHQPFIMAPFPKLYQQPISEASEQVNSQELNFPQTPSGAESKVARPQNKKASVKRPMNAFILWSKIHRRALSKANPNASHCDISVQLGLEWSKLSEEQKEPYYTEAHRIKAEHRRKYPDWVYRPKKRSASKGAPAIPATQNSSLSSLTWAQRSNTYPEPLTSVGDITGQSGLISPVCMNQTMEMQQGVTLPRCLHCAPHCIFSANPHMTGPQFYPESIPYSSYSSHLTDFMSH comes from the exons ATGGACagacacccaaaaatgagagcTAGGCTGAGGTTCAGAAAAGCTGAAGAAAGTTTAACAACTGATGAAGCGGTACCCAAATGTGCCGAAACAGAAAACGGCGTTTTTAAACCTGATAGTCCTGTCGCTGTCTGTGCTGTCAAAGCTCAACGAGTCGAAGACCCAACTAAAGTTAACAGCTTGACGACTCGCAGACGAGATCATCCACAGTTTGAGGACATGTCTTTGAGAAGAGACGTTGGGATTAATCAGGACTACTCTGACAGGATTGTGTTTCCACTTCATCCCTCGGTTCAAGATTCACTGGAGATGAGAGATAACGCACTTTCCTCGTTAAAGATTTCTCAGGTTTTCTCTTATAGTGAAATGAATTCATTTAACTGCAATTTGTCGAGTGAGGCGCCTTTCCCAAAAACATACCATCAGCCAATCAGCCAGGCGCATTTTCCTACAGAAACCCATCAGAGAGTCGACATGACACCTTTTCAAACGGGAAATAATCAGCAAATCAGCCATTGTCCGATAGTAAACCATCAGCCATTTATTATGGCGCCTTTTCCAAAGTTATACCAACAGCCAATCAGCGAGGCTTCTGAGCAAGTCAATTCACAAGAGCTGAACTTCCCTCAGACTCCTTCAGGAGCAG AAAGTAAGGTGGCAAGACCTCAGAACAAAAAAGCGTCTGTCAAAAGGCCCATGAATGCCTTCATATTATGGTCAAAGATTCACCGACGCGCCTTGTCTAAGGCCAACCCTAATGCCAGCCACTGCGACATCAGTGTCCAGCTGGGGTTAGAATGGAGCAAACTGTCTGAAGAGCAGAAGGAGCCATACTACACTGAAGCACATCGAATCAAGGCAGAACACAGACGGAAGTACCCAG ATTGGGTCTATCGACCAAAGAAGCGCTCTGCATCCAAAGGAGCACCGGCCATCCCTGCGACCCAAAACTCCTCACTCTCCAGTCTGACATGGGCACAGAGATCTAACACTTACCCAGAGCCCCTGACATCAGTCGGAGACATCACAGGGCAGAGCGGACTCATTTCTCCAG TCTGCATGAACCAAACCATGGAGATGCAGCAAGGTGTTACCTTACCAAGGTGTCTTCACTGCGCTCCTCACTGCATCTTCTCTGCAAATCCGCACATGACTGGACCGCAGTTCTACCCAGA ATCCATCCcatattcaagctattctagcCATCTCACTGACTTCATGAGCCACTAG